The proteins below are encoded in one region of Anoplopoma fimbria isolate UVic2021 breed Golden Eagle Sablefish chromosome 19, Afim_UVic_2022, whole genome shotgun sequence:
- the zgc:77752 gene encoding protein tyrosine phosphatase domain-containing protein 1, giving the protein MMPALIPVPQPSYSQARENLVKAIPPKLLCLLACGGVDCRYEGPECWKLNQQAILGLFSSWVTDDIIAMARPSNHLMEKYNIIEQFQRLNIRSIINMQFHGEHAHCGPPLDPGSGFTYSPQIFMDNDIYFYNFGMPDFGVSSLVGMIDGVKVLAFAVREGRVAVHCHAGLGRTGVLIACYLIYTLRISPSEAVHYVRIKRPHSIQTRAQLSQVFDFARLLGTQLVQYPDLNMRHGVPFTLQHYLNRQTILLHGQEARTLRYTPKVVYLLCLHLSCLALGHPAPPEIQAELEKRSVLRTLNRTVRETLVSKQYLPLLREGQKGAKVSSGSVCSWDEPLGFLERKREVLLDKRSYSDSDLSKITDLKLSPHCTPALGNERQWCVQNWIRPDLRPGSPMLATLSPGHQTTKGASYGLNIPKSSMTTNNNCAQRSRCNAKKALPKYSSNTELCRNPHYPGPTSVARAVAKAMADHGLPEANILQRSALLQEELNSSDCGWALLVTESDPQVLSCLLWTWLDKLREPVLSAEDVNSLSCGANNRKSLSVLKKPQRHTIYCLLSCVSTVTSLCPHREDAVLQRLVRALTRHPQEEMGSLATLIKVLKASLRDTFHYNTYLRRACSTNATL; this is encoded by the exons ATGATGCCGGCCTTGATACCAGTACCACAGCCTTCCTACTCCCAGGCCAGGGAGAACCTAGTGAAGGCTATCCCACCCAAGCTCCTCTGTCTGCTGGCCTGTGGAGGAGTAGACTGCCGCTATGAAGGACCAGAGTGTTGGAAATTAAATCAGCAGGCCATTCTAGGCCTTTTCTCCTCCTG GGTGACAGATGACATTATTGCCATGGCACGACCATCCAATCATCTAATGGAAAAGTACAACATCATAGAACAATTTCAAAG ATTGAACATCAGATCAATCATCAACATGCAATTCCATGGAGAGCATGCTCACTGTGGACCTCCCCTAGACCCTGGAAGTGGTTTCACATACTCTCCACAGATCTTCATGGACAATGACA TTTACTTTTATAACTTCGGGATGCCAGATTTCGGTGTGTCCTCCCTCGTCGGTATGATTGATGGGGTGAAAGTTTTGGCCTTTGCAGTGAGGGAAGGAAGGGTGGCTGTGCACTGCCATGCAGGCCTGGGCAGAACAG GTGTCCTGATAGCCTGTTACCTGATTTACACCCTGCGCATCAGCCCGAGTGAGGCCGTCCATTACGTACGGATTAAAAGGCCACACTCGATCCAAACCCGGGCGCAGCTCAGCCAGGTGTTTGACTTTGCACGCCTGCTTGGCACACAGCTGGTCCAATACCCAGACCTCAACATGCGGCACGGAGTCCCTTTCACCCTGCAGCACTACCTAAACCGACAGACAATATTGCTGCATGGCCAGGAGGCGCGCACCCTCAGATATACACCCAAG GTGGTGTACCTCCTGTGTTTGCATCTCTCCTGCTTAGCCCTGGGTCACCCTGCTCCTCCAGAGATCCAGGCTGAGCTGGAAAAGAGGTCTGTACTGAGGACCTTGAACAGGACTGTGAGAGAGACCTTGGTGTCCAAACAGTACTTGCCCTTACTGAGGGAGGGTCAGAAGGGGGCGAAGGTGAGCTCAGGGTCGGTGTGCTCCTGGGACGAGCCACTGGGATTcttggagaggaagagagaggtgCTGTTGGACAAACGCAGCTACAGCGACTCTGACCTCAGCAAGATCACA GATTTGAAGTTGAGTCCACACTGTACCCCAGCACTTGGAAATGAGAGACAGTGGTGTGTACAGAATTGGATACGACCTGATCTGAGACCTGGTAGTCCGATGCTTGCCACACTTTCACCCGGCCACCAGACCACCAAAGGGGCATCTTATGGACTCAACATCCCAAAATCTAgcatgacaacaaacaacaactgtgCTCAGAGATCAAGGTGCAACGCCAAAAAGGCACTTCCCAAATACAGCTCTAACACTGAG TTGTGCAGAAATCCACATTATCCCGGCCCAACCTCAGTCGCCCGTGCTGTTGCTAAGGCAATGGCTGACCATGGTCTTCCAGAAGCAAACATACTGCAAAGGTCGGCTCTGCTGCAG GAGGAACTGAACAGCAGTGACTGTGGCTGGGCTCTGCTGGTCACCGAGTCAGATCCTCAGGTTCTCAGTTGTCTGTTGTGGACCTGGCTGGACAAGTTGAGG GAGCCTGTTCTGAGTGCAGAGGATGTAAACAGTTTGAGTTGTGGAGCAAACAACAGGAAGTCTCTCAGTGTGCTCAAGAag CCACAGAGACACACCATCTATTGTCTACTGAGCTGTGTGAGCACGGTGACCAGCTTGTGTCCACACAGAGAGGATGCAGTGCTGCAACGACTGGTGCGAGCACTTACAAGG caCCCCCAGGAGGAAATGGGAAGCCTTGCAACTTTGATAAAGGTCCTGAAGGCGAGTTTGAGAGACACCTTCCACTACAACACATACCTCAGGAGGGCCTGCAGCACCAATGCTACACTCTGA